Sequence from the Zeugodacus cucurbitae isolate PBARC_wt_2022May chromosome 5, idZeuCucr1.2, whole genome shotgun sequence genome:
CACTCGCGCTGGATGTACCGCTGCGCTTGCACGACATAATGTCCGACGTAGAGGAGCGTCGTATATTGCCCGAATCGATGGCATACGGCGACAGGTAGTACGGGGAAGGCGAACTGGCCTGCGAACGCGAACACATGTCGTAACGATTGATGTGTAACAGCTGCGAACTGGAACGATGGTCGTCTTCGTGGGAGCTATTGCGACGCGACGAGTACGGTGATTGCGGATAATCGAGCAGTAGATTCTCCGCCTCCTCAGCATCGACCGATTCGATTTTGAGATATGGTGGCATGCGATTATTGATTGCTGTGCCGCCGCGGTTGCCAATCGGTGTGACGGCGTCCAGTAAACCGCTGCCATTCGCGTTATCTGTGGCACCGTCACCGTCAGCAGCGCTAGCACCACTTTTGCTGCCACCACCGACGCAACCGCCCAGTGATGAGGATTGCGACTGGGAGTGTTTGTTGCCGTTGCGCAAGCCCGAATAGAGCGATTTGATATGGAAATCGAACGATTTGAAGTTGAGCAGTGAGCGACGCTTTTGTGTCTTCGGTTCCGTTTCGCTGGCTTCGCTGGTTGGTATCAACACGCAGCCGTTGTTGTTGGTCGGTGTGGTGGCGGTTGTGATGGCGTTGGTTGTGACACTTAAActagttgtgttgttgtttagaGAATCTATTTGTATAATTGCGGTTGCACTATCTAAgcgtgttgttgtggttgttgttgttgttgtgatgctAGCTGACGGCGTTGCAGCAGTTGCAGTTACTGTCGCCAGCGTCGCGGTCGCAGCGTCTAAATCGTAAATATTTGTGGTGTTATCGACTAAACTACTAAcggtatttttaattaacaaacttTTATTGGTTGTAGATTTGAATAAGTGTGAAgaatgttgttgcttttgtaaatttgcttgttgttgttgtgtttggtcTGTGTATTGCACATGTAGCGTCGGCTGCTGCGCATGCTCCGGCTGATGTAGTAGTaacaattgttgctgttgttggtgctgctgctgctgctgctgcaactgctgttgtagttgtaagTCATgtttgcttattgttgttgtcattgttgtacTACTTAAACTAGCTTTACTACTAATcgctttcaaaaatttattatcgTTATCTAAGGACCCCTTTTGTCACTGAATAACACAGAAACCCTGCTTTGACGCATCCTTCGCATCCGCCTCCTCGCAGAACGCCTCTTCCTCATTTTTAGGTGACTCTGCCCCGCAAGGGCCGCCGCCACTGAGGCTCGGCGGCCCCTGAGGGCAGGCTGATTGTCACCGAAGTGCGAGTGTCGATATCATTGGCGGCCGCACCGGTTTATTCTCTAATATACGCTCCAACTCCATCAAAACGCTGGTTGAGAGGCGTGGCAGTAGCTGCatgagtaaataaataacacaaGTTTAGAAAACGGACAATTAA
This genomic interval carries:
- the LOC114804193 gene encoding putative mediator of RNA polymerase II transcription subunit 26, translating into MTTTISKHDLQLQQQLQQQQQQHQQQQQLLLLHQPEHAQQPTLHVQYTDQTQQQQANLQKQQHSSHLFKSTTNKSLLIKNTVSSLVDNTTNIYDLDAATATLATVTATAATPSASITTTTTTTTTRLDSATAIIQIDSLNNNTTSLSVTTNAITTATTPTNNNGCVLIPTSEASETEPKTQKRRSLLNFKSFDFHIKSLYSGLRNGNKHSQSQSSSLGGCVGGGSKSGASAADGDGATDNANGSGLLDAVTPIGNRGGTAINNRMPPYLKIESVDAEEAENLLLDYPQSPYSSRRNSSHEDDHRSSSQLLHINRYDMCSRSQASSPSPYYLSPYAIDSGNIRRSSTSDIMSCKRSGTSSASDSRRPSTSDLLRKARERRGSEARMGRSVSHSGLPRGGGPRLGAGGGGGGGRRTSMAF